GCCACACGACGTCGCGCACCGCCGAGTAGTTGCCGTCGACCACCCACCCGTCGCCGGTGGTCGCAGCCGCGGCCCGTTCCCGCAACTGGGCCTCGGTGGCCTGTTCCCAGTTGGGCCCGTGCTGGAGCGCGTCGAGCTCGACGTGGGGTACGGCGAGGAGCGCTGCCAGGCGAGCGGCGATGGTCGTCTTGCCCGAGCCCGACGTCCCCACCACCACGAGGCGCGTGCCGAGATCCATCGCTTACCATCGTGGCCTGACGCTTCCCCCCAGGAGGACATGCATGGCGGTCAGCGCGTACGTGCTCATCCAGACCGAGGTGGGCAAGGCGGCTCAGGTGGCGTCGGAGGTGGCAAGCATCGATGGCGTGATCTCGGCGGAGGACGTCACCGGCCCCTACGACGTGATCGTGCGGGCCGAAGCCGACTCGGTCGACGAGCTCGGCAAGATGGTCGTGAGCCGGGTCCA
This is a stretch of genomic DNA from Actinomycetota bacterium. It encodes these proteins:
- a CDS encoding Lrp/AsnC family transcriptional regulator, with amino-acid sequence MAVSAYVLIQTEVGKAAQVASEVASIDGVISAEDVTGPYDVIVRAEADSVDELGKMVVSRVQLIDGITRTLTCPVVHL